Sequence from the Hamadaea flava genome:
GCGATGCGACGGCGACCGTCGCGGTGATGCGCGGTCCGGACGACGCCCGGCAGGTGATCGCCGAGCACCTGCGCTCGGACGCTGGTGGGCGGTGCCTTGGCTGCGGGCAGTTGGAACCGTGCGCCAACCGCACCGCCGGACACGTCGTGTTGTTCACTCACGGCCGTCAGCTTCCACGCCGCCGCCCGATGACGCTGATCGGCGTGCGGGGCGACTTCTCAGCCGCCGACTCCAGCCCATTCGACGCGTTCGGCTCGGCGGCATGAACACCTACAGGATTCCGGTCACTCCGGCTGACCGCCGGATATCCGGCCTGGTGGCCCGCGCGGAGCTGCGTACCGCGCGGGCCACCCAACACCGCACGACCTCAGCTGAGGGGAGGTGATCCATCGTGACGGAGCCCGACGAGCAGACCACCGCCGACGAGCAGTCGGACAACAGCGGCGAGCAGCCCGAAACCACCAGCGACGAGCAGCCCGAGCAGTAGGCCGCGTTTGCGGCCGGAAAGGAAACCCTGGATGACGACGAGCACCCCGCCCCGGGTGATCGCTCCGCTGTTCGCACCCTCGGCGCTGCTGCCGATGGGCGAGCCCGGCGGTGTGGCCTACCCCATGCAGCACACCCCCGGTGAGCTGCGGCCGTTCGGAGCCAGCCTCGCGGTGCCGATGCCGCAGGCGGGCAAGCACAGCACGGACTCCACGTCGCCCGCGACCAAGCAAGCAACCCAGCGGTCCGACGACGGCAAGGTCTACCCCGACACACTTCCCGACACCGGCTCCGACAGTTAGGCACGGGGTGAGACGGCCGTGAACAGCAAGGACATCATTTTGGCTCTGACCTGCGAGGACGATCCGACCACCGATGCCGTGGTGGCCGCGATCGACGCTATGCAGGAACCGGTGCGAGTCATGCGGCTCGACACGGGTGACTTCCCGATGGAGCTGCGGTTGACCGCGACCACCGCAGCGGACGGCGGCTGGAACGGCTCTCTGGTCCACCAGGCCGGCACCACGCTCGATCTGGAGCGGGTCCGCTCGGTGTACTACCGGCGGCCAACGCGCTTCCGGCTGCCTGCCGGGATGTCGCCAGCCGATGAAGTGTTCGCGGCCGTCGAAGCCCGTCACGGCCTCGGTGGGCTTCTAGCATCGCTGGACGCGTTGTGGGTCAACGACCCGATCAAGACCGCCGTCGCCGAGTACAAGCCGCTGCAACTGCACCTCGGCGCCCATTGCGGGCTGGCGGTGCCACGCTCGCTGCTGAGCAACACACACAGCGACGTCGCCGACTTCGCCAAGAGCGTCGGCGGGCCGATCGTATGCAAGCCGCTGTCGTCGCTGGTCTTCACCGAGGACGGCCAGCAGATGAGCAAGCAGTACACCACGATCATTGACCCGAGCACGGTCGACGAAGCCGCGTTCGCGGCGACAGCGCACCTCGTCCAGGAGTATGTCGACAAGGCGTACGAGGCGCGCGTCACGGTCGCTGGAGACGAAGTCCTCGGCGTGGCTATCCGCTCGTCGTCGGACGCCGGGCGCGTCGACTGGCGCTCGGACTACGACTCGCTGACCTACCAACGCGTTGAGGTGCCCCTTCCTGTGCGCCGTGGCGTGCGACGGTTCCTGCACCGGCTCGGGCTGGCCTACGGCGCGTTCGACTTCGCCATCACCCCGGCCGAGCATTGGGTCATGCTGGAGTGCAACCCAGCGGGTCAGTGGCTGTGGCTCGAACACCAGACCGGCGCGCCGATCGCGGCGGCCCTAGCGCAACTGCTGATGAAGGGAACCGGCCAATGACGGCCTGGCAGCCATACGCCGAAGAGCTCGCCGAGACACTGACCGGGACAGGCGTGCTCGCGCCAGGCTGGCGCGAAGCGTTCCTCCACACTCCGCGGCATGTGTTCGTCCCGTACTTCTACGACGGCGACACCAAGGTAGCGGCAGACAGCCCCGAAGGGCTCAAGGCTGTCTACGCTGATGAATCTCTTGTCACGCAGCTTGCCCCCGACCCGCGCGGCGCGGACTACTCCTGGCCGACCAGTTCTTCAACCCGACCCAGCCTTATGGCCCAGATGCTGAGCCTCCTCGACGTCACCGAGGGGGAAAAGGTGCTGGAAATCGGCACCGGAACCGGCTACAACGCCGCCCTGCTGTCCTACCGGCTCGGCGATACCAACGTCATCAGCATCGACATCGACCCCACCCTCGTCGAGACGGCCCGAGCCCGCCTCGCAGACCTCGGCCACCGACCCTTCCTCACCGCTGGCGACGGAGCTGCCGGAGTCGCCGACCGAGCACCATACTCGCGCATCATCGCTACCGCCGCCGTCGCTACGATCCCGCCTGCGTGGATCTCGCAGCTCGTACACGGCGGAAGAATCGTCACCGACATCCGAGGCGAGCTGGCCTCCGCGCTGCTGGTCGCCGACAAGAACACCGACACCTCCGTGCGGGGAAGGTTCCGCGACACACCCGGCCACTTCATGTGGCTGCGCGCTCGCGCCGACAACCCGCTTCGGCTCGGAGACGCGCCCTCAGCAACCTTCGACTTCACGAACCCGCAGCGCGACAGCAGCGAGATCCCGGCCGACGCATTCGACGAACGGGATTTCCTCTTCCTGCTCCAACTGGCCATGCCCAGCTTGGGGCCGGTGGGCAAACAGTTGCCCGATGGGCGACCGGGCGTGTTCCTGCACAGCGAGGATGACTACTCCTGGGTTCAGTTCGAGGCCAAGCATGGCGACGAACGCACCGGCGTCGCCTTCGGCGGACCACGCGCCCTCTGGCCGCAGATCGCCGAGCTATGGCAACGCTGGTACGAGTGGAAGCTACCGGGCGTACGTCGCTTCGGCATGACTGCCTACACCGATGGCCGGTGCCACATCTGGCTCGACCACGAGTACGCCATCGTGCTCACCCATACCAATCGGGAGGAAGCCGCCTGATCAGCGGCGTCCGCCGCCATTAGCCCCCGGCGGGCGTTCACCGACCCGAATCAGCGTCACCTGCCGCACTGAGGACCTGGCCTCGGCGCGTGATGACGCACGCCCGCCGGGCTCAATCCGTTATCTCATAAGGATTTCCCTTCATGGCTGCACATCTTCGGCAATTGGCGCCGAACCTTTCGGCGCAGCATTTCTTCGGCGCTGAGCTTCGTCACCGCCGAACCGAGGCCGGTCTTTCTCAAGCGGCGCTGGCCGGCAAAGTCTTCGTCACCGCCAACATGGTGGCCAAAGTTGAGGCCGCGCAGCGGTTCCCGAGCCTCAATCTTGCGACGCGCAGTGACACCGTTCTCGACGCGGGCGGAGCGCTCATGCGTCTGTACGCGTTCGCCGTGGCCGAACGCGATGAGCATCGCCGTCTGCGTCAGCAGTCCGGCCTCGACGTCGGCGAGATCATGCAGCTTCGTCGGCTGCTGGCCACGATCACTATGGTCCGCACGGTTGAGCCGAGTGTTCCGAGCCTCGATGTGCTGGACCTGATCGACGGTGCGTTGTCGTCGGCCGGTGCCATGGGCGCACAGACCGACCGCGTCGCGGTGTCGCGAGGGGGGCGGTGACTGTGCAGCGCAAGCCCAATACTCTGCTGCGGGCGGCGCGGCTGGGGATGCAGTCACCGTCAGGGTCCGGGCGGCCGTTGTCGCGTCAGGAACTGGCGGATTTGGTCAACGTCGAACTGGTCGCGCAAGGCATCCGCTATGCGGCGATGGACGCCAGTCACGTGGGAAAATACGAGCGTGGCGAGTATCGCTGGCCACAGCGCGCCTACCGTGACGGGTTGCGGGCTGTTCTGGGC
This genomic interval carries:
- the tgmB gene encoding ATP-grasp ribosomal peptide maturase, with the protein product MNSKDIILALTCEDDPTTDAVVAAIDAMQEPVRVMRLDTGDFPMELRLTATTAADGGWNGSLVHQAGTTLDLERVRSVYYRRPTRFRLPAGMSPADEVFAAVEARHGLGGLLASLDALWVNDPIKTAVAEYKPLQLHLGAHCGLAVPRSLLSNTHSDVADFAKSVGGPIVCKPLSSLVFTEDGQQMSKQYTTIIDPSTVDEAAFAATAHLVQEYVDKAYEARVTVAGDEVLGVAIRSSSDAGRVDWRSDYDSLTYQRVEVPLPVRRGVRRFLHRLGLAYGAFDFAITPAEHWVMLECNPAGQWLWLEHQTGAPIAAALAQLLMKGTGQ
- a CDS encoding methyltransferase domain-containing protein, producing MTAWQPYAEELAETLTGTGVLAPGWREAFLHTPRHVFVPYFYDGDTKVAADSPEGLKAVYADESLVTQLAPDPRGADYSWPTSSSTRPSLMAQMLSLLDVTEGEKVLEIGTGTGYNAALLSYRLGDTNVISIDIDPTLVETARARLADLGHRPFLTAGDGAAGVADRAPYSRIIATAAVATIPPAWISQLVHGGRIVTDIRGELASALLVADKNTDTSVRGRFRDTPGHFMWLRARADNPLRLGDAPSATFDFTNPQRDSSEIPADAFDERDFLFLLQLAMPSLGPVGKQLPDGRPGVFLHSEDDYSWVQFEAKHGDERTGVAFGGPRALWPQIAELWQRWYEWKLPGVRRFGMTAYTDGRCHIWLDHEYAIVLTHTNREEAA
- a CDS encoding helix-turn-helix domain-containing protein, yielding MAAHLRQLAPNLSAQHFFGAELRHRRTEAGLSQAALAGKVFVTANMVAKVEAAQRFPSLNLATRSDTVLDAGGALMRLYAFAVAERDEHRRLRQQSGLDVGEIMQLRRLLATITMVRTVEPSVPSLDVLDLIDGALSSAGAMGAQTDRVAVSRGGR